One genomic region from Terasakiella sp. SH-1 encodes:
- the ettA gene encoding energy-dependent translational throttle protein EttA: MASYQYVYVMKDLSKVYPGGKKVVENVFLSFLPGAKIGVLGHNGTGKSTLMKIMAGLDTEYNGEAWAAEGAKVGYLPQEPQLDATKTVAENVMDALGDAKADLDRFNEISAKFMEPMDDDEMNNLLAEQGELQEKIDAANGWEIERTIEIAMDALRCPPGDWSVDKLSGGEKRRVALCKLLLEKPDLLLLDEPTNHLDAESVAWLERFLETYEGTVVAVTHDRYFLDNVAGWILELDRGRAIPYEGNYSEWLKQKQKRLEQESKEEASRQKTLAHEMEWIKQSPKARQAKSKARIKAYDELLNKDIKEQINNAQIVIPPGPRLGNVVIKAEGVAKGFDDKLLYENLEFNLPAGGIVGIIGPNGAGKTTLFRMITGQETPDAGTFTVGETVKLGYIDQSRDSLDDNKTVWDEISDGLDVIELGKGSMASRAYVSRFNFKGGDQQKKVGQLSGGERNRVHLAKMLKEEANVLLLDEPTNDLDVDTLRALEEALENFAGCAVVISHDRWFLDRIATHILAFEGNSEVVWFEGNYEDYEADRKRRLGADADQPHRIKFKPLTR, from the coding sequence ATGGCTTCCTATCAATACGTATATGTCATGAAGGACCTGTCCAAGGTCTATCCGGGCGGGAAGAAAGTTGTTGAGAATGTATTTCTCTCTTTCTTACCGGGCGCAAAAATCGGTGTGTTGGGTCACAACGGGACGGGTAAATCTACCCTGATGAAAATCATGGCGGGCCTTGATACGGAATATAATGGGGAAGCCTGGGCTGCCGAAGGGGCAAAAGTTGGTTACCTGCCACAGGAACCTCAGCTTGATGCGACAAAAACCGTTGCTGAAAACGTGATGGACGCATTGGGTGATGCCAAGGCTGACCTGGATCGTTTCAATGAAATTTCTGCCAAATTCATGGAACCCATGGACGATGACGAAATGAATAACCTGCTGGCTGAACAAGGTGAATTGCAGGAAAAAATTGATGCGGCAAACGGTTGGGAAATCGAACGTACGATCGAGATTGCCATGGATGCGCTGCGTTGCCCACCGGGTGACTGGTCTGTGGATAAGCTTTCTGGTGGTGAAAAACGCCGTGTGGCCCTGTGTAAGCTTTTGTTGGAAAAGCCTGACCTGCTGCTACTTGACGAACCGACCAACCATTTGGATGCAGAATCGGTTGCATGGCTGGAGCGTTTCCTTGAAACATATGAAGGTACTGTTGTGGCCGTCACCCATGACCGTTACTTCCTGGATAATGTGGCAGGCTGGATTCTGGAATTGGATCGTGGTCGCGCTATTCCGTATGAAGGCAACTATTCTGAATGGTTGAAGCAGAAGCAGAAGCGTTTGGAGCAAGAATCCAAAGAAGAAGCTTCTCGCCAGAAAACACTGGCTCACGAAATGGAGTGGATCAAGCAATCCCCGAAAGCGCGCCAAGCCAAATCCAAAGCCCGTATCAAGGCTTATGATGAACTGCTCAATAAAGATATTAAAGAGCAGATCAACAATGCCCAAATCGTTATCCCGCCAGGGCCGCGTCTGGGTAATGTGGTTATCAAGGCTGAAGGTGTGGCTAAAGGGTTTGACGATAAACTGCTTTATGAAAACCTTGAATTCAACCTGCCAGCAGGTGGTATTGTTGGGATTATTGGACCAAACGGTGCGGGTAAGACAACTTTGTTCCGTATGATCACAGGTCAGGAAACACCGGATGCCGGGACATTCACGGTTGGTGAAACGGTGAAGCTTGGTTATATCGACCAGTCGCGTGACAGTCTGGATGACAATAAGACCGTGTGGGATGAAATCTCCGATGGTTTGGATGTGATTGAATTGGGCAAAGGCTCGATGGCGTCACGTGCCTATGTATCACGCTTTAACTTCAAGGGTGGCGACCAGCAAAAGAAAGTTGGTCAACTGTCTGGTGGTGAGCGCAACCGTGTACATTTGGCAAAAATGCTTAAAGAAGAAGCCAACGTGCTGTTGCTCGATGAGCCGACCAACGATTTGGACGTGGATACACTGCGTGCACTGGAAGAAGCTTTGGAAAATTTCGCGGGCTGTGCGGTGGTGATCTCACACGATCGCTGGTTCCTTGACCGTATTGCCACTCACATTCTGGCCTTTGAAGGCAACTCTGAAGTCGTGTGGTTTGAAGGAAACTATGAAGATTATGAAGCCGATCGCAAACGCCGTTTGGGTGCCGATGCTGATCAGCCGCACCGTATTAAGTTCAAGCCGTTGACACGCTAG
- a CDS encoding PAS domain-containing hybrid sensor histidine kinase/response regulator, whose translation MMALVVIAVFFIGSKWLHIVNYYGPIVKTTYEIRNNLVEAHLWFEELISGDKTVSLESVLDIVDRSIINSDLILAGGAIESGEIQPLTGDEPRLQFKAVLSDLQVFRSVILKRHASRLLSYTGSPIDQEFDELFTDIQMQLKSFNLQMQSEEHNYRQQIVTLSLLVLILLFLGALISAVLISRIEKKQTVLASGLKQAQKIARLGNWSLDLKTNTLEWSDEIFQIFGTDKTEFSPDYEAFLNTIHPEDRAYVNEHYKGAVEGCFSYDIQHRIIRQDNGETRWVHEVGEHQRDSDGNVIKSVGTVQDITEQKEAELQLRDALKDAERMHEAEAANKAKSQFLAAISHELRTPLTGVLGFSDLLLDDNISAESKLKVERIKNSTSSLLRIINDVLDMSKLEAGKMELERLDFDLRGMVDEVASLFSKKRSGEKDLGWNINISDKIPSSINSDPTRVRQILVNLMGNAYKFTPAGEILIRCEQVRENDERSFLKFTISDTGIGMDDATLGSIFTEFTQADASISRKYEGTGLGLTITKHLVELLGGQIGVESVVGKGSTFCFTLPFVEGKPVQQDRHHSGTDYKAVRNLNVLLAEDNRINQIVIQKFLEKFGHQVSIAHNGVEAVEMHKTNEYDLILMDVRMPEMDGPTATRMIRSLGEGKEEIPIIAATADAVVEHVEGYFEAGMDAYVSKPLDWGQLVLTINKVMDEDVHILKMDGD comes from the coding sequence ATGATGGCCTTAGTTGTTATTGCCGTTTTCTTTATCGGCAGTAAGTGGCTTCATATTGTCAATTATTATGGGCCAATCGTTAAGACCACTTATGAAATCAGAAACAATCTGGTTGAAGCTCACTTATGGTTTGAAGAACTTATATCGGGTGACAAAACAGTTTCGTTGGAAAGTGTGTTGGATATTGTTGATCGCTCAATCATCAATAGTGATCTAATTCTTGCTGGTGGGGCCATAGAGTCGGGCGAAATTCAACCTCTCACAGGGGATGAACCGCGTCTTCAGTTTAAGGCTGTTTTATCAGACCTTCAGGTTTTTAGATCGGTCATTCTGAAACGTCATGCAAGCCGTTTGTTATCTTATACAGGTTCACCGATTGACCAGGAGTTTGACGAGCTTTTTACTGATATTCAAATGCAGCTCAAATCATTTAATCTCCAGATGCAATCAGAAGAACATAATTACAGGCAACAGATTGTTACACTCTCGCTGTTGGTTTTAATTCTTTTATTTTTGGGGGCTCTTATTAGTGCGGTGTTGATTTCTCGTATAGAGAAAAAGCAAACCGTCCTCGCCTCTGGTTTGAAGCAGGCGCAAAAAATCGCACGGCTTGGGAACTGGTCACTGGATTTGAAAACCAATACTCTGGAATGGTCAGATGAAATATTCCAGATTTTCGGAACAGATAAGACTGAGTTCTCGCCAGATTACGAGGCGTTTTTGAATACGATCCATCCTGAGGACCGTGCTTATGTTAACGAACACTATAAAGGTGCCGTTGAGGGGTGTTTTTCCTATGATATTCAACATCGTATCATTCGACAGGATAATGGTGAAACGCGCTGGGTTCATGAGGTGGGTGAACATCAACGCGACAGTGATGGCAATGTGATTAAATCCGTTGGGACAGTACAGGATATTACAGAACAAAAAGAAGCCGAATTACAACTGCGTGATGCTTTAAAAGACGCAGAGCGTATGCATGAGGCCGAAGCTGCCAATAAGGCGAAGTCCCAGTTCTTGGCTGCGATTAGCCATGAACTTCGTACCCCTTTAACAGGAGTTCTTGGTTTTTCAGATTTGCTTTTGGATGATAATATCTCCGCAGAAAGTAAGCTTAAGGTTGAGCGTATTAAAAATTCAACCAGCTCTCTTTTGCGTATTATTAATGATGTTTTGGATATGTCTAAGCTTGAAGCTGGTAAAATGGAGCTGGAGCGACTTGATTTTGATCTCAGGGGAATGGTTGATGAAGTGGCGAGTCTATTCAGTAAAAAGAGATCAGGGGAAAAGGATTTAGGCTGGAATATCAATATTTCTGACAAGATCCCCTCTTCTATAAACTCAGACCCAACCCGTGTGCGCCAAATTTTGGTCAACCTGATGGGAAATGCTTATAAATTTACCCCGGCAGGTGAGATTTTAATTCGATGCGAACAGGTTAGGGAGAATGACGAGAGATCTTTCCTGAAATTCACGATATCTGACACAGGGATTGGTATGGATGATGCCACGCTTGGGTCCATTTTCACAGAATTCACACAAGCTGATGCCTCTATTTCCCGTAAATATGAAGGAACGGGGCTTGGGCTGACGATCACCAAGCATCTGGTTGAACTGCTTGGTGGTCAAATCGGTGTGGAAAGTGTTGTTGGTAAGGGAAGTACATTTTGCTTTACCCTTCCTTTTGTGGAAGGCAAACCTGTTCAACAAGACCGCCATCATTCAGGTACAGATTATAAGGCAGTGCGAAATTTGAATGTATTGCTTGCTGAGGATAATCGTATCAATCAAATCGTGATTCAGAAGTTTCTTGAGAAGTTTGGCCATCAGGTCAGTATTGCCCATAACGGGGTTGAGGCTGTTGAAATGCATAAGACAAATGAGTATGACCTTATTTTGATGGACGTGCGCATGCCTGAAATGGATGGCCCCACTGCAACACGAATGATCCGTTCCTTAGGGGAAGGGAAAGAAGAGATCCCAATCATTGCCGCAACGGCAGATGCTGTTGTAGAGCATGTAGAAGGCTATTTTGAAGCCGGTATGGACGCTTATGTCAGTAAGCCATTAGACTGGGGGCAGCTTGTTCTAACGATTAACAAAGTAATGGATGAAGATGTCCATATTTTAAAAATGGATGGGGATTGA
- a CDS encoding cell wall hydrolase has translation MRSMTSLTATPLGRLLTITTVSLCLFLGVTGFIPWDEYHQDKRPASQADSFARQYNSITSHNLVVDTSELRCLALNIYWESRSESLNGQLAVAGVTMNRVANKKFPDTICGVVKHSRSARLHRCQFSWYCDGKTDTPKELEAWRNAQQVARLYLAGIYTDPTSNALWYHADYVNPSWAHKMTRTAKIGRHIFYRALVRETAKLNLN, from the coding sequence ATGCGTTCGATGACATCACTCACGGCTACGCCCTTGGGACGACTACTGACAATCACGACAGTAAGTCTATGCCTTTTTTTGGGTGTTACAGGCTTTATCCCCTGGGATGAATATCATCAGGACAAACGCCCGGCCTCGCAAGCTGATAGTTTTGCCCGCCAGTATAACAGCATTACCTCCCATAACCTGGTGGTCGATACCAGCGAACTACGGTGCCTTGCCCTCAATATCTATTGGGAATCCCGTTCAGAATCTCTGAACGGTCAACTGGCTGTTGCCGGGGTCACGATGAACCGTGTTGCCAACAAAAAATTCCCCGATACCATCTGCGGTGTTGTGAAACACAGCCGCAGCGCCCGCCTGCACCGTTGTCAGTTTTCCTGGTATTGCGATGGTAAAACAGATACCCCGAAAGAACTGGAAGCCTGGCGCAATGCTCAGCAGGTGGCCCGCCTCTATCTGGCCGGTATCTATACTGACCCTACATCCAATGCCTTGTGGTATCATGCCGATTACGTCAACCCAAGCTGGGCCCATAAAATGACACGCACCGCCAAGATCGGTCGCCATATTTTTTATCGTGCGCTTGTACGTGAAACAGCAAAACTCAACTTAAACTAA
- a CDS encoding pseudouridine synthase, translated as MSFEYNPPADLPDPLYIDDFIVVVNKPSGLLSVPGRALEHRDCLETRLRESFFSIQTVHRLDMDTSGVMIFALQKEAHRILSKQFELKQTSKSYVCLVDGYVEQEEGEINLPLRCDWPNRPLQMVDFEQGKKAQTFWRVLERCEEGITRLELTPITGRSHQLRVHCKELGHPILGDRFYAPQTVVKKAKRLCLHAQALEIFHPQTEEIMRFECSADF; from the coding sequence ATGAGTTTTGAATATAACCCTCCGGCCGATTTGCCTGATCCGCTATATATTGATGATTTTATTGTAGTTGTGAATAAACCTAGTGGATTACTGTCTGTTCCCGGGCGTGCGCTGGAGCATCGCGACTGTTTGGAAACACGCTTAAGGGAGAGTTTTTTCTCGATTCAAACCGTTCACCGTCTGGATATGGATACATCCGGCGTGATGATTTTTGCACTGCAAAAAGAGGCGCATCGGATTCTGTCCAAACAGTTTGAACTCAAGCAAACATCCAAGAGCTATGTTTGTCTGGTTGATGGTTATGTGGAGCAAGAGGAAGGAGAAATAAATTTACCGCTGAGGTGTGACTGGCCCAACCGCCCGTTGCAGATGGTTGATTTTGAACAGGGGAAAAAAGCACAGACTTTTTGGCGTGTATTAGAGCGTTGTGAAGAGGGGATAACGCGGCTTGAATTGACCCCGATTACGGGGCGTTCTCATCAATTACGTGTGCATTGTAAGGAGTTGGGACATCCTATTTTAGGCGATCGTTTCTATGCCCCGCAAACCGTTGTCAAAAAAGCAAAACGCCTGTGCTTGCATGCCCAGGCGCTTGAAATTTTCCATCCACAGACAGAAGAGATAATGAGGTTTGAATGTTCGGCTGATTTTTAG
- a CDS encoding ABC transporter substrate-binding protein, with product MMTRRFFTIALLSAFLTLNATGAIAKDFAKEAEGFVQTMADKAMHSFRTIEDDAALQKEFRMILNDGFDVRAIGKWVLGRYWRKAKPAEKEEYLKLFEDFIIVTYANRFKDYSGKNITLKVTQSMAKNDKDAIVRSKIDRPTTSEPVIVDWRVKANKEGNLKVVDVLIAGVSMSQTQRSEFASVIKRNGGKVNGLIDALKNKTAQLIDSVDQATN from the coding sequence ATGATGACACGTCGTTTTTTTACCATTGCCCTTCTATCTGCATTTTTAACATTAAATGCAACAGGTGCCATTGCGAAAGATTTTGCCAAAGAGGCTGAGGGTTTTGTCCAAACGATGGCTGACAAAGCCATGCATTCTTTCCGCACGATTGAAGATGATGCCGCCCTGCAAAAAGAATTTCGCATGATCTTAAACGATGGCTTTGATGTACGTGCCATTGGCAAATGGGTTCTGGGACGTTATTGGCGAAAGGCGAAACCTGCGGAAAAAGAAGAATATCTCAAACTTTTCGAAGATTTCATCATTGTCACCTACGCCAACCGTTTCAAAGATTACTCAGGGAAAAATATCACCCTGAAAGTCACCCAATCCATGGCAAAAAATGACAAAGATGCGATCGTACGTTCCAAGATTGATCGCCCCACAACCAGTGAACCTGTCATTGTTGACTGGCGTGTTAAGGCGAACAAAGAAGGGAATCTGAAGGTTGTTGATGTTCTCATTGCTGGTGTAAGCATGAGCCAGACCCAACGTTCTGAATTTGCCTCTGTCATCAAACGCAATGGCGGTAAGGTCAATGGGTTGATTGATGCGCTGAAGAATAAGACAGCTCAATTGATTGATAGTGTTGATCAAGCAACAAACTAA
- a CDS encoding VacJ family lipoprotein, translating to MTKPVTQKSLMKKLGGIAAVAVILSGCASQPEAVDEVNDPLEGVNRAVYGFNELVDTWFMRPAATLYRAFLPPPVQEGIHNMLSNLSTPIVLLNDILQGEGERALNTASRFAINTTVGVLGFNDAAEDMGFKRHSEDFGQTLAVWGVGDGPYIVLPIFGPSSPRDTVGLVVDYFTDPINAWANNTNRDGFPTGRSVVSAVDTRAYYYDALEDIKKNSLDPYVAMRSFYMQRRQAEIMNSDAPKVKAAPSLSFDFEAPAPGDEEITEAR from the coding sequence ATGACAAAGCCCGTGACGCAAAAAAGTTTGATGAAAAAACTTGGTGGAATCGCTGCTGTTGCTGTGATTCTCTCAGGCTGTGCCAGTCAACCAGAAGCTGTTGATGAGGTAAACGACCCGCTGGAAGGCGTAAACCGTGCGGTTTATGGTTTCAATGAATTGGTCGATACTTGGTTCATGCGTCCTGCGGCAACACTTTATCGTGCATTTCTGCCGCCACCTGTGCAGGAAGGCATTCACAATATGCTGTCCAACCTCAGCACACCGATTGTTCTGCTGAATGATATTTTACAAGGTGAAGGCGAACGCGCCCTGAACACGGCCTCGCGTTTTGCCATTAATACCACCGTTGGTGTCCTTGGCTTTAACGATGCTGCCGAAGACATGGGCTTTAAACGACACAGCGAAGATTTCGGCCAAACTCTGGCTGTTTGGGGTGTTGGCGACGGTCCATACATTGTTCTGCCGATCTTTGGCCCCTCCAGCCCACGTGATACTGTCGGCTTGGTCGTTGATTATTTCACAGACCCGATCAATGCCTGGGCAAACAATACAAACCGTGATGGCTTCCCCACTGGCCGCTCTGTTGTAAGTGCTGTAGATACACGTGCTTATTATTATGATGCGCTGGAAGACATCAAAAAGAACTCCCTTGATCCTTACGTTGCCATGCGCAGCTTCTATATGCAACGCCGTCAGGCTGAAATCATGAATAGTGATGCGCCGAAAGTAAAGGCAGCTCCAAGCCTGTCCTTTGATTTTGAGGCCCCGGCCCCCGGTGATGAAGAAATCACCGAAGCACGTTAA
- a CDS encoding metalloregulator ArsR/SmtB family transcription factor, whose protein sequence is MDRILTALKALGEPTRMRVMALCAQGDLTVSELVHILGQSQPRVSRHLKLLCEAGLLQRLREGSWVFHRLAIDQVEAGFVRKLVDLIPKEDEVLLRDRERLEEVKRERAQKAADFFGQNAQRWAEIRALHADDKEVETILLETLAPDQTQDFLDIGTGTGRMMEVFSPHIRQGWGIDLSSEMLSIARANLEEGGYGNCAVRQGDMYQVPFSAESFDLVSIYQVLHYTDEPSRAIAEASRVLRSGGKLSIVDFAPHEEENLRSEYQHRRLGFSESELSLLCEESGLSISQICQIPGNPLTVTVWVATKQ, encoded by the coding sequence ATGGACAGGATACTAACAGCGCTGAAAGCTTTGGGGGAGCCTACGCGTATGCGGGTGATGGCTTTGTGTGCCCAGGGTGATTTGACAGTGTCTGAGCTGGTTCACATTTTAGGTCAAAGTCAGCCGCGTGTATCGCGTCACCTTAAGTTGTTGTGTGAAGCTGGTCTGTTACAGCGCTTGCGTGAAGGTAGCTGGGTCTTTCACCGTCTTGCCATAGATCAGGTGGAGGCCGGGTTTGTGCGCAAGCTGGTCGATTTGATCCCCAAAGAAGATGAGGTTTTATTGCGTGATCGTGAGCGTTTGGAGGAAGTTAAACGTGAGCGGGCGCAAAAGGCTGCTGATTTCTTTGGTCAAAATGCACAACGTTGGGCAGAAATTCGGGCGTTGCATGCCGATGATAAAGAAGTTGAGACCATTTTGCTTGAAACACTTGCCCCTGATCAGACGCAAGACTTTCTGGATATTGGGACAGGTACGGGGCGCATGATGGAAGTTTTTTCCCCCCATATCCGTCAGGGATGGGGCATTGATTTATCTTCTGAGATGCTTTCCATTGCACGGGCCAATCTGGAAGAGGGGGGCTATGGCAATTGTGCGGTTCGTCAAGGTGATATGTATCAGGTGCCCTTTAGTGCAGAAAGTTTTGACCTGGTGAGTATTTATCAGGTGCTGCATTATACAGATGAACCTTCGCGCGCGATTGCCGAAGCTTCTCGTGTTCTGCGCTCCGGTGGTAAATTGTCGATCGTCGATTTTGCCCCTCATGAAGAAGAAAATTTACGTAGTGAATATCAGCACCGCCGACTGGGCTTTTCAGAAAGTGAACTGTCCCTTTTGTGTGAAGAAAGCGGGTTGAGTATTTCCCAAATTTGCCAAATTCCCGGCAACCCCTTAACAGTCACTGTTTGGGTTGCGACGAAACAATAG
- the metF gene encoding methylenetetrahydrofolate reductase [NAD(P)H]: MEETLWASLKRLEPLNPQFVSVTYGAGGTTRERTHNTVVGIQKETSMTAAAHLTCVGSSKAEIDEIADRYWEEGIRHIVALRGDPAEGDNIYKPHPDGYAYAVDLIEGLKKRHDFDISTAGYPETHPEAPSAQFDLDYLKKKVDAGADRVITQYFFEAETFLRYRDKAAAAGVNVPIIPGILPVTNFKQVLKMSEMCQTNVPAWLADLFNGLDDEPETRKLLAATVTSELCRVLHANGVKDFHFYTLNRADLTFAFCHILGVRPKGAQS, from the coding sequence ATGGAAGAAACCCTTTGGGCATCGTTGAAACGTTTGGAACCACTGAACCCGCAGTTTGTCTCTGTGACTTACGGGGCTGGCGGGACAACACGTGAGCGTACCCATAATACGGTTGTCGGGATTCAAAAAGAAACCTCCATGACCGCAGCTGCGCACCTGACGTGCGTTGGCTCTTCAAAGGCTGAAATTGACGAAATTGCTGATCGTTACTGGGAAGAAGGTATCCGTCATATTGTGGCGTTGCGTGGCGACCCGGCAGAAGGCGATAATATTTATAAGCCGCATCCTGATGGCTATGCCTATGCTGTGGACTTGATTGAAGGGCTGAAAAAACGTCATGATTTTGACATCAGCACAGCAGGTTATCCCGAAACACATCCAGAAGCACCAAGCGCACAGTTTGATCTGGATTATTTGAAAAAGAAAGTGGATGCCGGGGCTGACCGTGTTATCACGCAATATTTCTTTGAAGCTGAAACCTTCTTGCGCTATCGCGACAAAGCAGCCGCCGCTGGCGTGAATGTGCCGATCATTCCAGGCATTTTGCCTGTGACCAACTTTAAGCAAGTCTTGAAAATGTCTGAGATGTGCCAGACAAATGTGCCCGCATGGCTGGCTGATTTGTTTAATGGTTTGGATGATGAACCTGAAACACGCAAATTATTGGCCGCAACGGTGACGTCAGAGCTGTGCCGCGTGCTTCACGCCAATGGTGTGAAAGACTTCCACTTCTATACTTTGAACCGTGCAGATTTGACCTTTGCCTTCTGCCATATTCTGGGTGTTCGCCCGAAAGGAGCCCAATCATGA
- a CDS encoding homocysteine S-methyltransferase family protein, with translation MTTRDDRLAYLKSEAEKRILILDGAMGTMIQRYGLTEADYRGERCADWGQDVKGNNDLLSITKPEVIKEIHREYLEAGADILGTNTFSSTTIAQADYAMEELAYEMNVESARIAREVADEMTAKTPDRPRLVAGAMGPTNRTASISPDVNDPGYRNVSFDELRLAYRSAAKGLLEGGADLLIVETIFDTLNAKAALFAIEELFDEQGWSVPIMISGTLTDASGRTLSGQTAEAFWNSVRHVKPFSVGLNCALGADLMRPHIAALSAVADTHVSTYPNAGLPNEMGGYDETPEEMGEALKEWAESGLINIVGGCCGTSPTHIKIIADSVAGVTPRPVPELDAKMRLSGLEPFNIAS, from the coding sequence ATGACCACACGTGATGATCGTCTGGCCTATCTGAAATCAGAAGCCGAAAAACGTATTCTCATTCTGGATGGGGCCATGGGCACCATGATCCAGCGCTATGGGCTGACAGAGGCTGACTACCGTGGGGAGCGTTGTGCCGATTGGGGGCAGGATGTGAAGGGCAATAATGATTTGCTGTCTATCACCAAGCCGGAAGTCATCAAGGAAATTCACCGTGAATATCTTGAGGCCGGGGCAGATATTCTGGGCACCAATACATTTTCTTCCACAACGATTGCACAAGCTGATTACGCCATGGAAGAACTGGCTTATGAAATGAATGTGGAAAGTGCGCGTATCGCCCGTGAAGTAGCGGACGAAATGACGGCAAAAACACCGGATCGCCCGCGCTTGGTTGCAGGTGCGATGGGGCCAACAAACCGGACAGCCTCTATTTCCCCGGATGTGAATGATCCGGGCTATCGCAATGTCTCTTTTGATGAACTGCGTTTGGCCTATCGTTCAGCTGCCAAGGGCTTGCTTGAAGGCGGCGCAGACCTCCTGATCGTGGAAACCATCTTTGACACGCTCAATGCCAAGGCTGCGCTTTTTGCTATTGAGGAATTGTTTGATGAGCAAGGCTGGTCTGTACCGATCATGATTTCCGGGACATTGACGGATGCGTCTGGTCGTACCCTGTCCGGTCAAACAGCAGAAGCTTTCTGGAATTCCGTTCGTCATGTGAAGCCGTTTTCTGTGGGGTTAAACTGTGCCTTGGGCGCTGATTTGATGCGCCCGCATATCGCAGCCCTGTCTGCTGTGGCTGATACCCATGTGTCGACTTATCCAAATGCCGGTTTGCCCAATGAGATGGGTGGCTATGATGAAACACCGGAAGAAATGGGTGAGGCTTTGAAAGAATGGGCTGAGAGTGGGCTGATTAATATTGTCGGTGGTTGCTGTGGTACGAGCCCAACGCATATTAAAATCATTGCCGATTCTGTTGCGGGCGTAACGCCACGTCCGGTGCCGGAGCTGGATGCCAAAATGCGCCTGTCCGGTCTTGAGCCGTTTAACATTGCGTCCTGA